The following are from one region of the Schistocerca cancellata isolate TAMUIC-IGC-003103 chromosome 11, iqSchCanc2.1, whole genome shotgun sequence genome:
- the LOC126108904 gene encoding zinc finger protein 708-like isoform X1 has translation MDQEPTMWIKKEETNDVPTELGPMFVEDVLELSWSTDIVKEDPEVNVEVNVTENIMATSTRYACNSGRLIQHTGGSCGISFEETLHHGLVKNELEVGREKSTQECGIHAEESTVNEDNPFGSRYHCGLREKEFHVYICNFCLQSFPSKYRLIMHVFMHIDGVQPPLYVCKWCGEVFHSNVRLKKHLRTSENYQVLTAGNHEKYGCSDEHQSSIFLDSEPEVSVREHNENSSYKETWKASKKSPNDICNTHMANDAEKTSGYGTLPTAVNVSAHTVVLTANRTHKCDICGKSFATSRYLKRHMLFHTGKKPHKCGICGKSFVLLGILKRHELVHTGKRPHKCDICGKSFAVLWALKTHLLIHTGKKPYKCDICGKSFATSGYFNKHVLIHAANWPHKCGICGKTFAMWSTLKKHTLIHNGKKPRKCDICGKSFVAFGALKIHTLIHTGKKPHKCDVCGKSFALLGALKSHVLIHTGKKLHKCDICGKSFAVLWALKTHTLIHTGKKPHKCEICGKSFATSGYFNKHVLIHAANRPHKCDICGKSFPVWSALKKHTLIHTEKKLLKCDICGRCFGRSCNLIQHSLIHTRQRPHKCDICGKSFAMSDVLKRHTFIHTRKRAHICDICGKSFAVRSALKKHALIHTEKKLLKCDICGRCFARSCNLIQHTLIHTRKRPHKCDICGK, from the coding sequence ATTGATTCAGCATACTGGTGGGAGCTGTGGCATTTCATTTGAAGAAACGCTTCACCATGGACTGGTGAAGAATGAGCTGGAGGTAGGTAGGGAGAAGTCAACACAAGAGTGTGGTATTCATGCAGAAGAATCAACTGTGAATGAGGATAACCCATTTGGCAGCAGGTATCATTGTGGTTTGAGGGAAAAGGAATTTCATGTATATATTTGTAATTTCTGCCTACAAAGCTTTCCTTCAAAATACAGACTCATAATGCATGTGTTTATGCATATTGATGGTGTGCAACCACCTTTGTATGTTTGTAAATGGTGTGGTGAGGTATTTCACAGTAATGTTAGGTTGAAAAAACATTTGAGAACGAGTGAGAATTATCAAGTCTTAACTGCTGGCAACCATGAAAAATATGGCTGTAGTGATGAGCATCAAAGCAGTATCTTTTTAGACAGTGAGCCAGAAGTTTCTGTCAGAGAACACAATGAGAATAGTTCATATAAGGAAACTTGGAAAGCTTCAAAGAAGTCCCCTAATGATATATGTAACACACATATGGCAAACGATGCAGAGAAAACAAGTGGTTATGGAACTTTACCTACAGCTGTTAATGTCAGTGCCCACACTGTTGTACTTACTGCAAACAGAACCCACAAATGTGATATTTGTGGCAAATCATTTGCCACCTCCCGTTATCTCAAAAGACATATGCtatttcacactggaaagaaacctcacaagtGTGGTATTTGTGGCAAATCGTTTGTTTTGTTGGGTATTCTCAAGAGACATGAATTAGTGCACACTGGAAAGAGACCTCACAAATGCGATATTTGtggcaagtcctttgctgtgttgtGGGCTCTCAAGACACATCTATTAATTCACACCGGAAAGAAACCTTACAAATGTGATATTTGCGGCAAATCTTTTGCTACGTCTGGTTATTTCAACAAACATGTATTAATACACGCTGCAAACTGGCCCCACAAGTGTGGTATTTGTGGCAAAACTTTTGCTATGTGGAGCACCCTCAAGAAACACACGTTAATTCACAATGGAAAGAAACCTCGCAAATGTGATATTTGTGGCAAATCCTTTGTTGCATTTGGTGCTCTCAAGATACACAccttaattcacactggaaagaaacctcacaaatgcgaTGTGTGTGGAAAATCCTTTGCTTTATTGGGTGCTCTCAAGAGCCATGTACTAATTCACACAGGAAAGAAACTTCACAAATGCGATATTTGtggcaagtcctttgctgtgttgtGGGCTCTCAAGACACacacattaattcacactggaaaaaaacctcacaaatgtgagatttgtggcaAATCTTTTGCCACATCAGGTTATTTCAACAAACATGTATTAATACATGCTGCAAACAGGCCCCACAAGTGTGATATTTGTGGCAAATCTTTTCCTGTGTGGAGCGCCCTCAAGAAACATACATTAATTCACACTGAAAAGAAACTCTTAAAATGCGATATTTGTGGCAGATGTTTTGGTAGGTCATGTAATCTCATTCAACATTCATTAATACACACAAGACAGAGACCCCACAAATGCGATATTTGTGGCAAATCTTTTGCTATGTCGGATGTTCTCAAGagacacacattcatacacaccaGGAAAAGGGCTCATATTTGTGATATTTGTGGCAAATCTTTTGCTGTGCGGAGCGCCCTCAAGAAACATGCATTAATTCACACTGAAAAGAAACTTTTAAAATGCGATATTTGTGGCAGATGTTTTGCTAGGTCATGTAATCTCATTCAACACACGTTAATACACACGAGAAAGAGACCCCACAAATGTGATATTTGTGGCAAATAG